A window of Fundulus heteroclitus isolate FHET01 chromosome 15, MU-UCD_Fhet_4.1, whole genome shotgun sequence contains these coding sequences:
- the LOC105929517 gene encoding disheveled-associated activator of morphogenesis 1 isoform X1 — translation MAPRKRGGGGSRGGLSFVFCCFNSNDHPEITYKLREDFALQSMEPALPMPGYDELDNMFSELVDELDLTEKHREAMFALPAEKKWQIYCSKKKEQEENKGATSWPEYYIDQLNAMAARKTLLALEKEDEEERNKTIESLKTALRTQPMRFVTRFIDLDGLTCILNFLKSMDYDTTESQIHTSLIGCIKALMNNSQGRAHVLAHSESINIIAQSLATENIKTKVAVLEIMGAVCLVPGGHRKILEAMLHYQRFACERTRFQTLINELDRSTGRYRDEVNLKTAIMSFINAVLSQGAGETSLEFRIHLRYEFLMLGIQPVIDKLRSHENSTLDRHLDYFEMLRNEDELALSKRFESVHIDTKSATQVFDLIRKKMNLTDAYPHFMSVLHHCLLMPHKRSGNTVQYWLLLDRIVQQMVLQNDKGHDPDIAPLENFNVKNVVKMLVNENEVKQWKEQAEKMRKEHHELQQRFEKKERECDAKTQEKEEMMQTLNKMKEKLEKESNEHKNVKQQVAELTARLHELNTRQAAAVVPGGPPLPPGPPGCPLPPPPMPAFAGMCPPPPPPPPGGAMPPPPPPPPGGPPPPPGRAPVGGIPPPPGAPLGPSLKKKNIPQPSNALKSFNWSKLAENKLEGTVWMDVDDGRVFKILDLKDIEKTFSAYQRQQDFLMINNSKQKEAEDDTLGSKKVKELSVIDGRRAQNCNILLSRLKLSNEEIKRAILTMDEHEDLPKDMLEQLLKFVPEKSDVDLLEEHKHELDRMAKPDRFLYEMSRINHYQQRLQSLYFKKKFAERIAEIKPKIEALTKASKEILHSKNLKQLLEVVLAFGNYMNKGQRGNAYGFKVSSLNKIADTKSSIDKNITLLHYLITILEKKYPKVLKFQDDLQSVSEAAKVNMTELEKDIGNLRSGLKSVESELDFQKKRPQELGDKFVSVVSQFIAVASFSFSDVEDSLAEAKELFLRAVKHFGEDAGKMQPDEFFGIFDQFLQSFTEAQQENENIRKRKEEEERRAKMEAQLKEQREKERKARKAKANGEDDGGEFDDLVSALRSGEVFDKDLSKMKRNRKRINVLNTDSSRERPVTKLNI, via the exons gaacaagaagaaaacaaaggtGCAACTAGTTGGCCCGAATATTATATTGATCAGCTCAATGCAATGGCAGCT AGAAAGACTCTTCTTGCTCTGGAAAAGGAAGACgaggaagaaagaaacaaaaccatAGAGAGCCTGAAGACAGCTCTGAGGACGCAGCCTATGAG gtttgtgACCCGTTTCATCGACCTGGACGGCCTGACGTGCATCCTGAACTTCCTGAAGAGCATGGACTACGACACCACCGAGTCGCAGATCCACACGTCGCTGATCGGCTGCATCAAGGCGCTGATGAACAACTCGCAGGGCCGCGCCCACGTCCTCGCGCACTCCGAGAGCATCAACATCATCGCTCAGAGCCTGGCCACAGAGAACATTAAGACGAAGGTGGCAGTGCTGGAAATAATGGGCGCCGTTTGCCTGGTGCCCGGTGGACACAGAAAGATCCTGGAGGCCATGCTGCACTACCAGCGCTTCGCCTGCGAGAGAACGCGCTTCCAG ACGCTTATAAACGAGCTGGACCGCAGCACGGGGCGCTACAGAGACGAGGTCAACCTGAAAACGGCCATCATGTCCTTCATTAACGCCGTGCTGAGTCAAGGAGCCGGAGAG ACTAGTCTGGAATTTCGTATCCACCTCCGATATGAATTTCTCATGCTGGGAATTCAACCCGTGATCGATAAGCTGCGGTCACATGAAAACTCCACATTAGACAG GCATTTAGACTACTTTGAGATGCTGCGGAACGAAGATGAGCTGGCTTTGTCGAAACGCTTCGAGTCG GTGCATATAGACACGAAAAGTGCCACACAAGTTTTCGATCTCATCCGCAAGAAGATGAACCTCACCGATGCATACCCGCACTTTATGTCTGTGCTGCATCACTGTCTCCTAATGCCAC ACAAGAGAAGTGGAAACACGGTACAGTACTGGCTGCTGTTGGACCGGATCGTCCAGCAGATGGTCCTGCAGAACGATAAAGGCCACGACCCAGATATTGCGCCGCTGGAGAACTTTAACGTAAAGAATGTGGTCAAGAT GCTGGTTAATGAAAACGAGGTCAAACAGTGGAAAGAGCAGGCGGAGAAGATGAGGAAAG AGCACCACGAGCTGCAGCAACGGTTTGAGAAGAAGGAGCGCGAATGTGACGCAAAGACGCAGGAGAAAGAGGAGATGATGCAGACGCTCAACAAGATGAAAGAGAAGCTGGAAAAGGAGAGCAACGAACACAAGAACGTCAAACAGCAAGTGGCCGAACTCACGGCGCGGCTGCATGAGCTCAACACC AGACAGGCAGCAGCTGTCGTTCCTGGAGGTCCTCCTCTGCCCCCCGGACCCCCCGGCTGCCCTCTGCCTCCTCCGCCGATGCCAGCATTCGCAGGCATGTgccctcctccccctcccccacctcctGGTGGTGCCATGCCTCCTCCGCCTCCCCCTCCCCCCGGCGGCCCTCCGCCTCCCCCTGGACGCGCACCCGTTGGGGGCATCCCTCCACCACCAGGAGCCCCCCTGGGACCCTctttgaagaagaagaacattCCTCAGCCATCCAATGCCCTCAAGTCCTTCAACTGGTCCAAGTTGGCCGAG AATAAGCTGGAGGGAACCGTTTGGATGGACGTGGACGACGGCAGAGTTTTTAAAATCCTGGATCTGAAAGACATAGAAAAGACCTTCTCGGCCTATCAGAGACAGCAG GACTTCTTAATGATCAATAACAGCAAACAG AAAGAAGCAGAAGATGACACCTTGGGGTCAAAGAAAGTCAAGGAGCTGTCGGTCATTGATGGCCGTCGTGCTCAAAACTGCAACATTCTTCTCTCACG ACTGAAGCTCTCAAATGAGGAGATCAAAAGAGCCATTCTCACCATGGACGAGCACGAGGACCTTCCCAAGGACATGCTGGAGCAG CTGCTGAAGTTTGTTCCTGAAAAGAGCGACGTAGATCTCCTGGAGGAGCACAAGCACGAGCTGGATCGAATGGCCAAACCTGACCGCTTCCTCTATGAGATGAGCag AATAAACCACTACCAGCAGAGGCTTCAGTCTTTATACTTCAAGAAGAAGTTTGCAGAGAGGATAGCTGAGATCAAACCTAAGATTGAAG ctCTTACCAAGGCATCTAAGGAGATATTACACAGTAAAAACCTAAAGCAGCTGTTGGAGGTGGTGCTCGCTTTTGGAAACTACATGAACAAGGGGCAGAGGGGCAATGCGTATGGCTTTAAGGTGTCTTCACTCAACAAGATCGCCGATACCAAATCCAGTATTGACAA AAACATCACTCTGCTGCACTATCTGATCACCATCCTAGAGAAGAAATATCCCAAAGTCCTGAAGTTCCAGGATGACCTGCAGAGTGTCTCAGAGGCAGCTAAAGTCAA CATGACAGAGCTGGAAAAAGATATTGGCAACCTGCGCAGTGGCTTAAAAAGTGTCGAGAGT GAGCTGGACTTTCAGAAGAAACGCCCGCAGGAGCTGGGTGACAAGTTTGTGTCTGTGGTGAGCCAGTTCATCGCCGTGGCCAGTTTCAGCTTCTCTGACGTGGAGGACTCTCTGGCCGAAGCCAAAGAACTG TTCCTCAGGGCAGTGAAGCACTTTGGGGAGGACGCCGGCAAGATGCAGCCGGACGAGTTCTTCGGCATCTTCGACCAGTTCCTGCAGTCGTTCACCGAGGCCCAGCAGGAAAACGAGAACATCAGAAAacgcaaggaggaggaggagcgcaGGGCCAAAATGGAAGCTCAG TTGAAAGAACAGAGGGAGAAGGAGCGCAAGGCCCGGAAAGCAAAAGCAAACGGAGAGGACGACGGCGGCGAGTTTGACGACCTGGTGTCTGCGCTGCGGTCGGGCGAGGTCTTCGACAAGGACCTGTCCAAGATGAAGCGCAACCGCAAGCGCATCAACGTCCTGAACACGGACTCCAGCAGGGAGCGGCCGGTCACCAAGCTCAACATCTAA
- the LOC105929517 gene encoding disheveled-associated activator of morphogenesis 1 isoform X2: MAPRKRGGGGSRGGLSFVFCCFNSNDHPEITYKLREDFALQSMEPALPMPGYDELDNMFSELVDELDLTEKHREAMFALPAEKKWQIYCSKKKEQEENKGATSWPEYYIDQLNAMAARKTLLALEKEDEEERNKTIESLKTALRTQPMRFVTRFIDLDGLTCILNFLKSMDYDTTESQIHTSLIGCIKALMNNSQGRAHVLAHSESINIIAQSLATENIKTKVAVLEIMGAVCLVPGGHRKILEAMLHYQRFACERTRFQTLINELDRSTGRYRDEVNLKTAIMSFINAVLSQGAGETSLEFRIHLRYEFLMLGIQPVIDKLRSHENSTLDRHLDYFEMLRNEDELALSKRFESVHIDTKSATQVFDLIRKKMNLTDAYPHFMSVLHHCLLMPHKRSGNTVQYWLLLDRIVQQMVLQNDKGHDPDIAPLENFNVKNVVKMLVNENEVKQWKEQAEKMRKEHHELQQRFEKKERECDAKTQEKEEMMQTLNKMKEKLEKESNEHKNVKQQVAELTARLHELNTRQAAAVVPGGPPLPPGPPGCPLPPPPMPAFAGMCPPPPPPPPGGAMPPPPPPPPGGPPPPPGRAPVGGIPPPPGAPLGPSLKKKNIPQPSNALKSFNWSKLAENKLEGTVWMDVDDGRVFKILDLKDIEKTFSAYQRQQKEAEDDTLGSKKVKELSVIDGRRAQNCNILLSRLKLSNEEIKRAILTMDEHEDLPKDMLEQLLKFVPEKSDVDLLEEHKHELDRMAKPDRFLYEMSRINHYQQRLQSLYFKKKFAERIAEIKPKIEALTKASKEILHSKNLKQLLEVVLAFGNYMNKGQRGNAYGFKVSSLNKIADTKSSIDKNITLLHYLITILEKKYPKVLKFQDDLQSVSEAAKVNMTELEKDIGNLRSGLKSVESELDFQKKRPQELGDKFVSVVSQFIAVASFSFSDVEDSLAEAKELFLRAVKHFGEDAGKMQPDEFFGIFDQFLQSFTEAQQENENIRKRKEEEERRAKMEAQLKEQREKERKARKAKANGEDDGGEFDDLVSALRSGEVFDKDLSKMKRNRKRINVLNTDSSRERPVTKLNI, translated from the exons gaacaagaagaaaacaaaggtGCAACTAGTTGGCCCGAATATTATATTGATCAGCTCAATGCAATGGCAGCT AGAAAGACTCTTCTTGCTCTGGAAAAGGAAGACgaggaagaaagaaacaaaaccatAGAGAGCCTGAAGACAGCTCTGAGGACGCAGCCTATGAG gtttgtgACCCGTTTCATCGACCTGGACGGCCTGACGTGCATCCTGAACTTCCTGAAGAGCATGGACTACGACACCACCGAGTCGCAGATCCACACGTCGCTGATCGGCTGCATCAAGGCGCTGATGAACAACTCGCAGGGCCGCGCCCACGTCCTCGCGCACTCCGAGAGCATCAACATCATCGCTCAGAGCCTGGCCACAGAGAACATTAAGACGAAGGTGGCAGTGCTGGAAATAATGGGCGCCGTTTGCCTGGTGCCCGGTGGACACAGAAAGATCCTGGAGGCCATGCTGCACTACCAGCGCTTCGCCTGCGAGAGAACGCGCTTCCAG ACGCTTATAAACGAGCTGGACCGCAGCACGGGGCGCTACAGAGACGAGGTCAACCTGAAAACGGCCATCATGTCCTTCATTAACGCCGTGCTGAGTCAAGGAGCCGGAGAG ACTAGTCTGGAATTTCGTATCCACCTCCGATATGAATTTCTCATGCTGGGAATTCAACCCGTGATCGATAAGCTGCGGTCACATGAAAACTCCACATTAGACAG GCATTTAGACTACTTTGAGATGCTGCGGAACGAAGATGAGCTGGCTTTGTCGAAACGCTTCGAGTCG GTGCATATAGACACGAAAAGTGCCACACAAGTTTTCGATCTCATCCGCAAGAAGATGAACCTCACCGATGCATACCCGCACTTTATGTCTGTGCTGCATCACTGTCTCCTAATGCCAC ACAAGAGAAGTGGAAACACGGTACAGTACTGGCTGCTGTTGGACCGGATCGTCCAGCAGATGGTCCTGCAGAACGATAAAGGCCACGACCCAGATATTGCGCCGCTGGAGAACTTTAACGTAAAGAATGTGGTCAAGAT GCTGGTTAATGAAAACGAGGTCAAACAGTGGAAAGAGCAGGCGGAGAAGATGAGGAAAG AGCACCACGAGCTGCAGCAACGGTTTGAGAAGAAGGAGCGCGAATGTGACGCAAAGACGCAGGAGAAAGAGGAGATGATGCAGACGCTCAACAAGATGAAAGAGAAGCTGGAAAAGGAGAGCAACGAACACAAGAACGTCAAACAGCAAGTGGCCGAACTCACGGCGCGGCTGCATGAGCTCAACACC AGACAGGCAGCAGCTGTCGTTCCTGGAGGTCCTCCTCTGCCCCCCGGACCCCCCGGCTGCCCTCTGCCTCCTCCGCCGATGCCAGCATTCGCAGGCATGTgccctcctccccctcccccacctcctGGTGGTGCCATGCCTCCTCCGCCTCCCCCTCCCCCCGGCGGCCCTCCGCCTCCCCCTGGACGCGCACCCGTTGGGGGCATCCCTCCACCACCAGGAGCCCCCCTGGGACCCTctttgaagaagaagaacattCCTCAGCCATCCAATGCCCTCAAGTCCTTCAACTGGTCCAAGTTGGCCGAG AATAAGCTGGAGGGAACCGTTTGGATGGACGTGGACGACGGCAGAGTTTTTAAAATCCTGGATCTGAAAGACATAGAAAAGACCTTCTCGGCCTATCAGAGACAGCAG AAAGAAGCAGAAGATGACACCTTGGGGTCAAAGAAAGTCAAGGAGCTGTCGGTCATTGATGGCCGTCGTGCTCAAAACTGCAACATTCTTCTCTCACG ACTGAAGCTCTCAAATGAGGAGATCAAAAGAGCCATTCTCACCATGGACGAGCACGAGGACCTTCCCAAGGACATGCTGGAGCAG CTGCTGAAGTTTGTTCCTGAAAAGAGCGACGTAGATCTCCTGGAGGAGCACAAGCACGAGCTGGATCGAATGGCCAAACCTGACCGCTTCCTCTATGAGATGAGCag AATAAACCACTACCAGCAGAGGCTTCAGTCTTTATACTTCAAGAAGAAGTTTGCAGAGAGGATAGCTGAGATCAAACCTAAGATTGAAG ctCTTACCAAGGCATCTAAGGAGATATTACACAGTAAAAACCTAAAGCAGCTGTTGGAGGTGGTGCTCGCTTTTGGAAACTACATGAACAAGGGGCAGAGGGGCAATGCGTATGGCTTTAAGGTGTCTTCACTCAACAAGATCGCCGATACCAAATCCAGTATTGACAA AAACATCACTCTGCTGCACTATCTGATCACCATCCTAGAGAAGAAATATCCCAAAGTCCTGAAGTTCCAGGATGACCTGCAGAGTGTCTCAGAGGCAGCTAAAGTCAA CATGACAGAGCTGGAAAAAGATATTGGCAACCTGCGCAGTGGCTTAAAAAGTGTCGAGAGT GAGCTGGACTTTCAGAAGAAACGCCCGCAGGAGCTGGGTGACAAGTTTGTGTCTGTGGTGAGCCAGTTCATCGCCGTGGCCAGTTTCAGCTTCTCTGACGTGGAGGACTCTCTGGCCGAAGCCAAAGAACTG TTCCTCAGGGCAGTGAAGCACTTTGGGGAGGACGCCGGCAAGATGCAGCCGGACGAGTTCTTCGGCATCTTCGACCAGTTCCTGCAGTCGTTCACCGAGGCCCAGCAGGAAAACGAGAACATCAGAAAacgcaaggaggaggaggagcgcaGGGCCAAAATGGAAGCTCAG TTGAAAGAACAGAGGGAGAAGGAGCGCAAGGCCCGGAAAGCAAAAGCAAACGGAGAGGACGACGGCGGCGAGTTTGACGACCTGGTGTCTGCGCTGCGGTCGGGCGAGGTCTTCGACAAGGACCTGTCCAAGATGAAGCGCAACCGCAAGCGCATCAACGTCCTGAACACGGACTCCAGCAGGGAGCGGCCGGTCACCAAGCTCAACATCTAA
- the LOC105929444 gene encoding trans-L-3-hydroxyproline dehydratase produces the protein MEPQLPPHEGAALSVVDMHTGGEPLRIIVAGYPEVKGDGVLSKRRYAREHLDHLRKVLMYEPRGHYDMYGALIVDSEVPEAHLGVLFMHNEGYSTMCGHAVIALGRFAVDYKLVKEPRSPETQVNIHCPCGLVKAFVEYSAGRTGAVRFLSVPAFAFATDVTVAVEGFGEVTVDVSYGGAFYAFVDAQRFGLDVNRSRTRDLVDAATAVTRAVKSQVKLHHPVSDDLAFLYGTILTDGRDAFSPEPTANICVFAEAQVDRSPTGSGVTARVALQYHKGLIKLNQSRTFQSGATGSQFTGKAVEETSCGDFRAVVVEVAGRAFYTGVSRFVQEPDDELTHGFLLK, from the exons ATGGAGCCGCAGCTTCCTCCTCATGAGGGAGCCGCGCTCTCTGTGGTCGACATGCACACGGGGGGAGAACCCCTCCGCATCATCGTCGCCGGCTACCCAGAGGTCAAAGGGGACGGCGTGCTCTCCAAGCGCAGGTACGCCCGGGAGCACCTGGACCACCTGAGGAAGGTGCTGATGTACGAGCCCCGCGGCCACTACGACATGTACGGAGCCCTGATCGTGGACAGCGAGGTGCCCGAGGCCCACCTGGGGGTGCTCTTCATGCACAACGAGGGCTACAGCACCATGTGCGGCCACGCTGTCATCGCCCTGGGGCGCTTCGCCGTGGACTACAAGCTGGTGAAGGAGCCGCGGTCGCCGGAGACGCAGGTGAACATCCACTGCCCCTGTGGGCTGGTGAAGGCGTTTGTGGAGTACTCCGCCGGGAGAACGGGAGCAGTGAGGTTTCTGAGTGTGCCGGCATTCGCCTTTGCCACAG ATGTGACGGTGGCAGTGGAGGGGTTCGGCGAGGTGACGGTGGACGTCAGCTACGGGGGAGCTTTTTACGCCTTTGTTGACGCACAGAGGTTTGGCCTGGATGTGAATCGGTCCAGAACCCGGGACCTGGTGGACGCAGCCACAGCGGTGACCAGGGCCGTTAAATCCCAG GTGAAGTTGCACCATCCAGTCAGCGATGATCTGGCCTTCCTGTACGGCACCATCCTCACAGACGGCAGAGATGCGTTCTCGCCTGAGCCCACCGCCAACATCTGCGTGTTCGCCGAAGCTCAG gtggACCGAAGCCCCACCGGCTCAGGTGTCACAGCTCGAGTGGCTCTTCAGTATCACAAAGGTCTCATCAAGCTGAACCAGAGCAGGACGTTTCAGAGCGGAGCCACCGGATCCCAGTTTACAGGAAAAGCTGTTGAG GAGACCAGCTGTGGAGACTTCAGGGCGGTTGTGGTGGAAGTAGCCGGCCGAGCTTTTTACACCGGAGTTTCACGCTTTGTGCAGGAGCCGGACGACGAGCTGACCCACGGGTTTCTGCTGAAGTGA